Genomic segment of Candidatus Krumholzibacteriia bacterium:
ATCTTTGCGATTTTCAGCGCACCCTGCGCCCAGGGCACCCGGTGCGACACGCCCGACTGGCCCTGCAGCTTGTCCGCGTTGGCGACGAACCAGTCGTAGTTGCGGATGAGCGCCTGCTTGTTCGAATACTTCGGCGCGTAGCCGAGCTTCTGCTGCGCCTTTTCGATGGAGACGAACGACTCCTTGCCCACCGTCTCGTATATCCACTTGTACAGCGGTGAGAGCTTGAGTGCCTCCAGGCAGCGCAGCGCCATGATGGCCGGTTTTTCCGGAAGTGACACGATCTTTTTTCCGTGGCCGGCGTGGTCCAGCACCGCCTGGAAGTCCGAGCGCGGGGTTCCGAACTCCTTCGCGCCGATGTTGAAGGTGTCGTTTACCACCTCGTCGGGAAGCGTGCAGCACAGCCAGATGGCGTCGCACAGGTCCTCGACGTCGAGGTACTGGTAGGGGTTGTTGCCGGGCCCGAGGATGGGAAAGCTGTGCCCGTCGCGCGCCCATTCGTAGAGCATGGCGAACACGCCCAGCCGCTCCGGCCCGATGAACGACTTGGGCCGGATGATGGGGAGAATCATGCCCCCCTTGCGCGCCTCGATGCACAACTGCTCGGCGGCCACCTTGGCCTCGCCGTAGGGGCCCACGCCGTGCATCGGGTCGCTCTCCAGGAGCGGGTGGTGGTCGGGAATCCCGTACACCGCCGTGGAAGAAACATGGATGAAGCGGCGCACGCCGGCGCGCTTCGACTCCTCCAGCATGGTGCGGGTGCCGTCGATGTCGGTGGAGTAGATGTCCTCCGGTTTGTACAGGGGCAGCGCCGCCGCGCCGTGGACCACGATGTCCACACCCGCGAGGGCGCGCTGCACGTCGGCGCTGTTGCGGATGTCGCCGCGGACCTCGGTGATCCGGTCGCGGCAATCCGGGTAGTCGAAGGGCACGAGGTCCAGCGACACCACCCGTTGGTCGCTGGCGAGCAGGTGGCGGGCGAGGTTGATGCCGAGAAATCCGGCGCCGCCGGTGATGAGCACGGTCATGTGGAGATGTCCCTTCCCGAGATGGTTGTCAGCCCCGGGGCTGTGCTTGCAAATACTCCTGAACGTAGCGCCGCACGCCCTCTTCGATGGAGACAAACGGCGCCATGTAGCCGGCCGCGCGCAGCTTGGCGGTCTGTGCGCACGTATGATACTGGTACTTGTCCCGGATGCTCTCCGGCATGTCGATGAAACGGATGCGCGGCGGCATGTCCATGGCCGCGAAGAGCGCGTTTGCCAGGTCGACCCACGTGCGTGCCCTGCCCGTCCCGCAGTTGTAGAGCCCGGATACGTCCGGTTTGTCCAGGAAGAACAGCGTCACCGCCACCGCGTCGTCCACGTGGATGAAGTCCCGCTCCTGCTCCCCGTCGCGGTACTCGGGGCGGTACGACTTGAACAGGCCGATTTCTCCGTCGCGCAGGATCTGCGCGTAGGCCTTGTTGACCAGCGAGCGCATGTCGCCCTTGTGGTCCTCCCAGGGGCCGTACACGTTGAAATACTTGAGCCCGGCAATGCGCTTGAGCGCGCCCGTCTCCAGCGCCCACAGGTCGAACCACTGCTTGGAGGCGCCGTACAGGTTGAGTGGCTCCAGGGTGGAGGTCATCGCGTCATCGTCGGAGTAGCCCCGGCTTCCGTCGCCGTAGGTGGCGGCGCTGGAGGCGTAGATGAAACGCGCGCCGGTGCGCAGCGACCAGTCGCACAGTTCGCGCGTGTACGCCGTATTGTTGTCGCGCAGGTAGGCCTCGTTGGTTTCCGTGGTGGAACTGCACGCGCCCATGTGGATCACGGCGCGCGCCGCGGGAACACGCCCGGTGCCGAGCATCTCGCGAAACGCCGTCTTGTCGACGCAGGTATCGAACGTGATGCGATCGAGGTTGCGCTGTTTGGCGTCCGAATCGACGTGGTCGACGACGGTGATATTCCGGTGACCGCGCCGGTTGAGCGCGGCCACCAGATTGCTGCCGATGAATCCGGCCCCGCCGGTAACGATAATGGAGTCGCTCATGGGTGAGCGGCCATTATACCCGACACCGGCCCAGTGCGGAAACCCCTTATCCCAATGAATGTTACGAGAGCCGCCGCCCTCCCCCGAACATCCGGTACAGCACCGGCATCACCACCAGCGTCGCCAGCGTGGACGTAATCAGCCCCCCGATCACGACCGTGGCCAGCGGGCGCTGCACCTCCGCCCCCACGCCCGTATTGAGGGCCATGGGGAGGAATCCCAGGCTCGCGACGGTGGCCGTCATCAGGACGGGCCGCAGACGCGTCTCGGCGGCCCACCGCACCGCGTCGACATTCGGCATGCCGGCCTCCGCGAGCTGCCGGATGTACGACACCAGCACCAGCTGGCCGAGCACGGCGACTCCGAACAGGGCGACAAACCCGACCCCGGCCGAAATGGTGAACGGCAGCCCACGTACCCACAACGCGAGCACACCGCCAACCGCCGCAAATGGCACGCCGGTAAACACGAGCACGGCATCGCGCGCGCGGCCAAAGGTGACGTACAGCAGGACAAAGATGAGCAACAACGCAATCGGAACGACGATCATGAGGCGCGTGCGCGCACGCTGCAGATGCTCAAACTGGCCTCCATAACGAACGAAGTATCCAGCTGGCAGTGCCACCTCTTCGCCAATCGCGGCACGAACGTTGTCAACGAACGAACCGACATCCCGCCCGCGTACGTTCGTCTGCACGACGATTCGACGTTTTGCCCACTCTCGGTTGATTGCCGACGGGCCTTCGACCAACCGGATGCTAGCCAGCCGCGAAAGCGGCAGGCGCGCGCCGGACGCGGTTGCCACCAGAATCCGCCCGATCTCCTCGGGATCGTCACGATAACGATCGGCCAGCCGTATCCCGAGGTCGTATCGCATCTGGCCGTCAACGATTTCGCCCACGCGGCTCACGCCGAGCGCTTCGATCACTTCGAGGACGTGCGCAGCGTCGATGCCATGGCGCGCAATTGCGCCACGATCGATTTTAATCTCGAGCACGGGAAGCCCCGTGAGTTGTTCAACGGTGACGTCCGTCGCCCCGGGCACGGACTCGACCACCCGGCGCACTTCATCGGCCTTGATTTTTAGGACCTCAAGATCATCCCCGAATATCTTGATGCCCACGTCGGCGCGCATGCCGGCAACCATCTCGTTCATGCGCATTTCGATGGGCTGGGTGAAGACGGCCCGCATGCCGGGCAGACCCTCCAATGCCCCGCTCATGCGTGATACAAGTTCCTCCTGCGAGCGGGCGTGCTCCCACTCGCGCCGGGGGGAGAGCGTCACGAAGATGTCCGACACCTCAAAACCCATGGGATCCGTTGCGATCTCGGCGGTACCGGTGCGGGTCCATATGTGGTCGATTTCGTCGGGGAACTTCTTGAGCAGGTAGCTTTCGATCGAGGTCCCGTAGCGAACGGACTCGGAGAGCGAAACGCCCGCCAGACGCACCGTGTTCACCACGATGGACATTTCGCCAAGACGCGGGATGAACTGCGTGCCGAGTCTCATGGAAAGCGCGGCGGCGCCCCCCAACACCACCAGTGTGACCCCGATGACGATCCGCGGGCGACGCAGGGCGGCCTCCAGCACCGGACGGTACCCGCGCCGTATCCAGCGCACCAGGTGCGTCTCGCCGTGTGCGCCGGACTTGCTCCGGAGGACCAGACTCGCCAGCACCGGCATGAGGGTCAGCGAGAGCACCATCGAAGCCGCCAGGGCGAAGATCACGGTGAGCGCCATCGGCCGGAACATTCTGCCCTCGACGCCCTCGAGAAAGAGGATGGGAAGATAAACGATCGCGATGATCAACTCGCCGAACAGCGTCGGTCGCCGCACTTCGACGGCCGCGTCGCGGACCACGTCGCCCGTGGCGCGCCCCTCGCCCTCCGCCAATCGCCGTGACGCGTTCTCCACCATGATGACGGAGCTGTCTACCACCATGCCGAAATCGATGGCACCCAGGCTCATGAGGCTTCCCGCGATGCCAAAGCGCAGCATCCCGTTGAATGCGAACAGCATCGACAACGGTATGGCGGTGGCGACGATGAGCCCGGCGCGGAGGTTGCCGAGAAAAGCAAAGAGAACGGCCACCACCAGCAGGGCCCCTTCCAGCAGGTTGTCGCGCACGGTGTGCAACACCTGGTCGACGAGTTTGGTGCGCGTGTAGACCGCCTCTACCGTGACGCCATCCGGCAGGTTGCGCTGCACATCCGCCAGGCGCGCTTCCAGACGCCGGGTCACCTCGCGACTGTTCTCGCCCATCAGCATGAAACCCAGGCCGAGAACCACTTCCCCATTTGCGTTTGCGGTGACGGCGCCGCGCCGGATGCCGTGGTCCTCGCGCACCTCAGCCACATCACGCACCAGGATCGGCACACCGTCGCTGGCCGCCACCACGATCGCCTCGATCTCCTCCCGGCTCGTCGCCAGCCCGATGCCCTGCACGAGCCGCACCTCGCCACCCTGCTCGATGTAGCCGCCGGCGGTGTTGGAGTTGTTGCGTCGCAGGGCCCCGGCGATGTCGTCGAGAGTCAGCCCGTGCTTGACCAGCAGATTGGGGTCGATCACCACGTGATACTGCTTTTCGAATCCACCCCACGTGTTGATTTCCGCCACGCCCGGAACCTGCATCATCTGCGGACGAATCACCCAGTGGTGCAGAGTACGCAGTTCCGTAGGCGACAGATCGTCACTCCGCACCACGTACTGGAAGACCTCGCCGAGCCCCGTCGAGACCGGGCCCAGTGTCGGCCGCTCGACCCCGGCGGGAAGCTCCGCGGACAGCACCCGCTCCATGATCATCTGGCGCGCGCGGTACACGTCCGCGCCGTCCTCGAACACGGTGGTGATCTGGGAGAATCCAAAGCGGGAAAGCGACCGGACCTCCTTGAGTCCGGACATGCCGCTCACGCTCTGCTCGAGTGGAAACGTGATGCTCCGCTCAATCTCGAGCGGAGAAAGCGCCGGCGCCACGGCGTTGACGGTGACCTGGACCGGCGTGGTGTCAGGAAAGGCGTCGAATGGCAGTTCGCGAAAAGCGGCGGTGCCCGCCACCGCAGCGATTCCAACAATAATGAGCACCAGCGCGCGGTTTCGCAGCGAGAAATCTATGATGGCGTTCAGCATCTAGCGCCCCGCCACTGGTTCGATTTCGCAACATCCCGCGCCGATGCTCTCCCGGCTGAGCTCTGTGCGCAGCAGGAACGCCCCGTCGGTAACCACTGCCTCCCCCACCCGGATCGCGCCGGACACCTGCACGAGTCCACCACCGCGGCGCAACGGCCGGACCGACCGTGGTTCGTACAGGCCCTCGCCCACGCGCACGAAGACCACGGATTCGACCCCGATGCGCTGCACCGATTCGGCGAGAACCGCCACCACGTCGTCGCGAGTCGACGTCTCGATCATCGCCCGGGCAAACTGCTCCGCCCGCAGCGCTCCTCCGGAATTGGGTAGCCCGGCGCGCGCCGCGACCGTCCGCGTTACCGGGTCGACCTCCGCCGCGATCCAGGTGACAACGCCGGAGAACTCCCGGTCCGCGAGCCCCTCGACGTCCACCGTTACCTTCTGGCCCACGCGCACGCGCGCGACGTCGAGTTCCGGAATCTCCAGCACCGCCCACATGAGGCGCAGATCCGCAACGGTGGCGAGCGAGGTCTCTCCGTCGGCAAACGTCCCAATCATGGCCGGCCGGCGTGCCACAACACCCTGGATCGGAGCACGGATCGTGTAGCGCCCGCCGGCGCCTTCCACCGCGCTTTCCGTCGTGCCGGCCATGCCCGTGGCAGCCTCCGCGGCGGCCAGTTCGCCCTGTGCGGTCTCGAACTCTTGTCGCGACAGATCCAGGTCCCGCGATGACACGAGGCCCGACTCACTCAATGTGACGTGGCGTTCGAAGTCGGCGCGCGCAACCTCGACGCGCTGCCGTGCAGCGCGAATGCGCCCCTGCAGGTCGCTGACCTCGGGACTCTCGAGCACGAAGAGCGGATCCCCGGCTTCCACCTGCGCGCCCAGATCGACGCGAACCTCGCGGACCAGCCCGGCGAACGGCGCTCGAATATCCGCCACCCGGTCGCGATTGAAATCGATGCGCGCGGTGCACGCCACGCCGGAAGCCATTCCGGCCTCGCGCGCCAGCGCGACACGAATGCCTGCCACTTGCTCCAATTCCGGCGACCGGAAACGGATGCGCATACCGGGAACGATCAGGGCGTCCGCTTCCCCCGCTTCGCGCAGTGTCCCGCCCCGGCATTGCGGACAGACCGATTCCGGCAGGCCGTGCTCAGCACACCAGTCACCGGCACTCTTGAACTTCGGGATCAGTTCGGGATTACAGATCGTGCACTTGGACTCGGGCACCCCGTGCCCGGCGCACCAGTCCGCAATCTCAATGGACCCGGTGGTTTCCGCCGGCACCGACCCGGCCTGGGTGCCCGGGGAGCCATTGCCACCACAACCCCCCAGCGCAACAACGAGAAACACCGCGCTCACGAACGATCGTCCGCCGCGAAGGAAAGCATTCATATCGAACTCCTCGGGACGAGGAACAAGCACTGGACCACCCGGGGAAACTGGATTCCCCCGGCGGTTTATGAGTGAAAAAAGAACGCTTGAGTCGCTAACGGGGGGAAGAACGGGGGGGATGAAAGACGCCGCATACGGCGCGCGACGCGAGAAGCGGCGCGCCCGGCCAGGTTCGCGCGGGGGATGAAAAGAACGACTCTACCACGGGCGCATCGAGGGGAAGCGAGGACACGG
This window contains:
- a CDS encoding NAD-dependent epimerase/dehydratase family protein; the encoded protein is MTVLITGGAGFLGINLARHLLASDQRVVSLDLVPFDYPDCRDRITEVRGDIRNSADVQRALAGVDIVVHGAAALPLYKPEDIYSTDIDGTRTMLEESKRAGVRRFIHVSSTAVYGIPDHHPLLESDPMHGVGPYGEAKVAAEQLCIEARKGGMILPIIRPKSFIGPERLGVFAMLYEWARDGHSFPILGPGNNPYQYLDVEDLCDAIWLCCTLPDEVVNDTFNIGAKEFGTPRSDFQAVLDHAGHGKKIVSLPEKPAIMALRCLEALKLSPLYKWIYETVGKESFVSIEKAQQKLGYAPKYSNKQALIRNYDWFVANADKLQGQSGVSHRVPWAQGALKIAKMFF
- a CDS encoding CusA/CzcA family heavy metal efflux RND transporter gives rise to the protein MLNAIIDFSLRNRALVLIIVGIAAVAGTAAFRELPFDAFPDTTPVQVTVNAVAPALSPLEIERSITFPLEQSVSGMSGLKEVRSLSRFGFSQITTVFEDGADVYRARQMIMERVLSAELPAGVERPTLGPVSTGLGEVFQYVVRSDDLSPTELRTLHHWVIRPQMMQVPGVAEINTWGGFEKQYHVVIDPNLLVKHGLTLDDIAGALRRNNSNTAGGYIEQGGEVRLVQGIGLATSREEIEAIVVAASDGVPILVRDVAEVREDHGIRRGAVTANANGEVVLGLGFMLMGENSREVTRRLEARLADVQRNLPDGVTVEAVYTRTKLVDQVLHTVRDNLLEGALLVVAVLFAFLGNLRAGLIVATAIPLSMLFAFNGMLRFGIAGSLMSLGAIDFGMVVDSSVIMVENASRRLAEGEGRATGDVVRDAAVEVRRPTLFGELIIAIVYLPILFLEGVEGRMFRPMALTVIFALAASMVLSLTLMPVLASLVLRSKSGAHGETHLVRWIRRGYRPVLEAALRRPRIVIGVTLVVLGGAAALSMRLGTQFIPRLGEMSIVVNTVRLAGVSLSESVRYGTSIESYLLKKFPDEIDHIWTRTGTAEIATDPMGFEVSDIFVTLSPRREWEHARSQEELVSRMSGALEGLPGMRAVFTQPIEMRMNEMVAGMRADVGIKIFGDDLEVLKIKADEVRRVVESVPGATDVTVEQLTGLPVLEIKIDRGAIARHGIDAAHVLEVIEALGVSRVGEIVDGQMRYDLGIRLADRYRDDPEEIGRILVATASGARLPLSRLASIRLVEGPSAINREWAKRRIVVQTNVRGRDVGSFVDNVRAAIGEEVALPAGYFVRYGGQFEHLQRARTRLMIVVPIALLLIFVLLYVTFGRARDAVLVFTGVPFAAVGGVLALWVRGLPFTISAGVGFVALFGVAVLGQLVLVSYIRQLAEAGMPNVDAVRWAAETRLRPVLMTATVASLGFLPMALNTGVGAEVQRPLATVVIGGLITSTLATLVVMPVLYRMFGGGRRLS
- the rfaD gene encoding ADP-glyceromanno-heptose 6-epimerase, with translation MSDSIIVTGGAGFIGSNLVAALNRRGHRNITVVDHVDSDAKQRNLDRITFDTCVDKTAFREMLGTGRVPAARAVIHMGACSSTTETNEAYLRDNNTAYTRELCDWSLRTGARFIYASSAATYGDGSRGYSDDDAMTSTLEPLNLYGASKQWFDLWALETGALKRIAGLKYFNVYGPWEDHKGDMRSLVNKAYAQILRDGEIGLFKSYRPEYRDGEQERDFIHVDDAVAVTLFFLDKPDVSGLYNCGTGRARTWVDLANALFAAMDMPPRIRFIDMPESIRDKYQYHTCAQTAKLRAAGYMAPFVSIEEGVRRYVQEYLQAQPRG
- a CDS encoding efflux RND transporter periplasmic adaptor subunit, with protein sequence MNAFLRGGRSFVSAVFLVVALGGCGGNGSPGTQAGSVPAETTGSIEIADWCAGHGVPESKCTICNPELIPKFKSAGDWCAEHGLPESVCPQCRGGTLREAGEADALIVPGMRIRFRSPELEQVAGIRVALAREAGMASGVACTARIDFNRDRVADIRAPFAGLVREVRVDLGAQVEAGDPLFVLESPEVSDLQGRIRAARQRVEVARADFERHVTLSESGLVSSRDLDLSRQEFETAQGELAAAEAATGMAGTTESAVEGAGGRYTIRAPIQGVVARRPAMIGTFADGETSLATVADLRLMWAVLEIPELDVARVRVGQKVTVDVEGLADREFSGVVTWIAAEVDPVTRTVAARAGLPNSGGALRAEQFARAMIETSTRDDVVAVLAESVQRIGVESVVFVRVGEGLYEPRSVRPLRRGGGLVQVSGAIRVGEAVVTDGAFLLRTELSRESIGAGCCEIEPVAGR